The Equus asinus isolate D_3611 breed Donkey chromosome 14, EquAss-T2T_v2, whole genome shotgun sequence genomic sequence TCCCTTAGAGAGAACTCAGTTTTGCAGGTAGAGACATTTTTTCACGGAAAAATGATGACTCAATCCTGGGcatattctttatatttaaatttttaaatacatattcacAGTAGTTATTTAAGGGTACGCTCTCATTGCAAGAAATAATCTATTAGGTTTATAAAACTTTTTACtgtagtaaaaaatatatataacgttaaatttgccattttaacattttcaggcgtacaattcagtggcatccGTCAcgttcacaatattgtgcaaccatgaCTACTATCTACTTCCAAACCTTTCTCATCACAATaatctattatattttaaaacgCACTGTCCTCTGACCCCCTTAGGGCAACTCACTCCCACCCCCCAACAGTCCAACCCTTCGTCCGTCACAGTTCTCCTCTTCTAAACCGTAATTCACGTAGCCAATCCCGAATGGGCTCTCGGGACTCGCGGCCTGTGGCTTCAGACTCCGTAGTCCGCGCGGATCCGGCCGGCGTTGATGCCCGTAGCGCCCTCGGTTTCGCCCCGGATCTGGAGTTCGGCGGGTGCAGGCGCAGGGCTGCGTCCCGGGGGCAAGaaggcggggcggggccggcggttgGCCCAGCCCGAGCGACCTGGGCCGGCGTAGGGTGCTGTCCAGAGACCGGGAAAATTTTAAGCCGAGGGAGAAAAACGTGCCCTACAGCGACCACGAAGGGACTCGAACCCTCAATCTTCTGATCCGGAATCAGACGCCTTATCCATTAGGCCACGCGGCCCTGCTTTCGACAATTGTGCAGCTTTTCCCATAGAGCCTGTGCAGGAGCCTGCGCAGTGTACCGCAACGCGCATGCTCACAGCGGCGAGGAGCCCCCGCCTCTTGGGCTCCGTGTGGGCGGGGCTCCAAGAGGAGCACCAGGCCCGGAGCAGGACTGAGCGCCGGATGTTTGGCAGGCACGGTGGGCGCGGGCCTGTGAGGAGGAGTTCGAGTCCCGGGGGCGCTGCCCAAGCCCCTCCTGCTCCGAGGGGCCCCCTGGGATCTCTTTCTCCAAGGGCCCCCGGCCCACGTTGGGCCAGGAGCTGCCCACTGCTCCCCCAGAGCCTGTGATTCCTCCCCGTCCCGCCAAACCTGCAGTCTCTGTTCCAGTCTTATGGCCCCAGACTAGACGCTGACCGCCGTGAAGGCGGGGTCGCGTCTCCTGCATCTCCACGGCCTAGCGCGGGGCGCGTGTGCTAGGAGAGCGCTGTGGACCCCGGCAGCCCCTTCCCAGGACTTCTAGGCCAGCCCAGCCCGTGTTGGCAGGCCTGGCCTCGTATCCGCCTTTATgaagtgccaggcactttgcataCATTCTCTCTTACTGTCGCACCTCTCTGAGAGCAGGCACTGTTCACGTGTACAGCGACCATCAACATGTTTATTGTACGCTCGCTGAGCGCCGGCGCCCGTGCTGTGATGCTCCGTTTACAGGCGAGGAAACCGCGGAGCGGAGGGAGTCAGTGATGGCGCTGGGGTGTGGCCCCCACTGTCGGTTCCACCTGAGCGGCCTCGGGCGCGGTCAGGCCTGCAGGCAGAGCCGGCGCCTCAGCGAGCTGCGGATCTCCAGGCAGGCCTTGCGGCGCTCGTCGCTGTCGGGACCCAGCACGTCCAGCTCACACACCCGCCGATTCACCTGCGAGGACCACTCTCACGGCTGCCTCGACATCTTTGGGCCTTACGGGGCCCCAAAGGCGTAATCATAAGTCCCCCTGCTCCTCTCAGATGTGCCCCCCACCCAGCGGAAAAAGCTCCCCACCTGCACTAGTTCCCCCACCTGCCAGACCCAGCCGCACTGCACCCCGTCCTCAGCCTGAGCGGCCTCAGTTCCCtgccagcctgcagaactgttCAAACGGGCCAATCACCTCCTCCCGCGGGAACCAGGGGGCGCCCCACCCCTGTTACCACAAAGCCTGCAGCCCACGGCCCCTGCTGGCTTGCTCTGCTCCGGAGTGCAACCCGAGCAGCGCTGTGTGGCAACCCGAACGGTGTGTAATTATACATAAGATATATAATCTTTCCCCAGCTGTGGGTTTATGAGACTAATAACTGCTGTCCATCTCACCTGTCCAGTGTGGGTGTTGTGTGTTCGGCCATCTCTTACTGCCGAGGGTGGGGGATCACTCCCTCCCCAGCCGGGTGAATAGCAGGTGATCAGAACACCAGGGCCGGGGAGAAGGATGCATCCAGCCCTTCTCCCCCTATTGCCACTCCCCAGGCCCCAACACACCTCAGTCAGCAGCTCCAGGAGGTCTCCCTCGGGGTCAGCTCTGAGGACCTCCACCAGCGTCTGGATAAAGTCTGAGCCCGTCTCATCCCGATAGGCTACACAGCCTAGGCCAGGGGACCAGGGCTGGGGTATCAGACTTGGGCACCTACCCGCTGCTTTCCAATTCCCCAGGGGCCTATTGGTGGTGGAAGTGGGGGTCAAGCACACAGGACCCCGGGGGGCAGGCAGGGAGCGGGAACTTCTTGCTTCTGGAACCAGTTGTTGCTCAACATTTGCGGAGTGAATATATGATGGATTCAGTATTGAACAAACATGCCCTATGAACccacaatgtgccaggcactgggcagggCCCTGAGGCAGACAGAACCGAgctgccttcatggaacttacagCCTGGAGGGAAGGGTGTAGATGTGGTGCTTGGCACAGTCAGCCCTGAAGACGACGTGCTCACCAGCATTACTACTTTATAAATAATAAGCATGGAAGGAAGATGGCTTAAATGCAACTGGGCTGGTGCCCCTGCTCCCCAACCCCCAAGCCCTGGCTGCCCCTAAAGCCACTCCAGATCTCCAGCCAGGAGGCTGGGCCCTGTGTAGTGGGGCTTCTTGATGACTGGTCCCCTTACCCTCGGCGGCTGCGTAGACCATCAGGATGTCTGCCTGGTCAGAGCTCCCTGCAGTGGGGCCCCTGGAGGAGCTGCCTGCAGGAAGGATCAACTCCGTTTACCCAGCATCCTGGGACTCCACCAGCCCCTGGGTCTCCCTAAGTCTGGCCCAAGGGCAGCCCAGGGCAGTGGAGAGTGCAGGGCAGGAAAGAGATCAGAATTCAAATGTCAGCCCTGctgctgaccagctgtgtgaccacagaaaagccatctcactttcctgactccagagtgGTTTCTAAGCTCAAATAGGAGAAGAAGCCCTTGGTTTTCAAAGTCCCTCGAGGTTTAGGAAGGTTTCCCTTCCCATCCTCTTGGCAAAGAGAGGACGGAGGTGGCAGCAGAACCCCAGCTCAGAGCCCTGGAAATGTGCTCCGGACAGCTCCCCCACAGCCCTGCCAAGCCCAGGGTCCGGAAAGAAGGCAGTCCTACCTTGGGCATCGGCATAGACCTGGAGGACATCGGCATGGGAGGGGGTGGCTGGTGGTGCCCGCAGCCAGCGCCAGAACCAGGAGAGAGCTGTGGGCCCCAAGCCAGCGTCCCTGtgccctggggaaggaggggacagTCAGGTCGTTTCAGTCAGCAGATGCCTGGGGGTGCCTCCAGGGCTCCAGCGCAGGCCTGCCAGGCTGGAGACATTCTGAGTGCTGAATGAAAAGTGCTGAGGGTGACATGCTCAAGTTCATGGCCCTGACCTCTACgagaggcgggggagggggtggggaaaggaCTGGGGcacaggcttcctggaggaggtgggcagcAAGTCCTAGGAGCCTGAGAAGGCTAGGGAAGGAGGGGGCAGGCTGGAGGTGGGCCCCAGGCCCCGCTCACCCCCACGGCAAGCCTGAAGCAGGAAGATCTTGGGGCGGCCCCGCAGGGCCCTGCAGCAGCTCAGCTCCCGCAccagtgcctctggttgtacctCTTGCCCGTCAGCCCCCAGCAGCTGTCCCTGAGGCCCTCCATGCGCCATCAGGGCCACAAGGGCACAGCTCACGGGGCCCCTGTGGGCGTCCAGCCACTCCCGGAactgggccagctcctcctgGAAAGCCTAGGGTGGGATAGAGATTGAGGCTTGGGCCAGGGCAGCTGCCTCCCCAGGACCTGGCAGTCCTCGAGGTAGGCTTCTCCAGCGCCCTGCCTGCCCTACCTCCCGCCTTCTGTCAGCCTCAGGCCCAGGGAGGAAGTCTTTTTTCTAACCCCCATGCTGCATGGCCTGGTATGGCCTCATCGGGGTGACACGTGGGTCCAGGTGCCTGCAGCTGGTGTTCTGGCCCCAGAAGAGAAGCTGCACCAAAAAGTTAAGAGGCGTGAGAGGCCGGCAGTGAGCTGACAGGTGTCTGGGAAGGAATCTGAGATGCTCCCAGGAAAAACCTGAGGGTCCAGCTGGGGCCTTGAGTGGGGGAGCAGAGAAACAGCAAGCGTGGGAGACCGCAGGAGACCGGGCTTCCAGAGGGAAGGAAGTGTGTTCCCAGTGCATGCAGCGGGGAGGATGggggctggacttggggctcctCTTCCTGCCCATAATGGTTGAGAGGCCGAGGAGAGACTCCTCATGGTCCAGGGGTGCCTTCCTTCAGAGCACCACAAGTTCTGGGCTTCCCCTCACCTGGGCTGTAGGGTCGGTCGTCAGGGTGGTCTCaaagcccagggcctggcacaggccCCGGAGCGCCTCCACGTCGTGCTGGGCCCCAGAGCGGCCCCGGATAACGGCCAGGAGGAGGGCGACCCTGGCCCCGGACAGGTCATATTGAGCGCTGGGACTGGGTTCTGGCTACAGACAGGGTTAAGGTGCATTCAAAGTGGTCTGAGGACCTCCCAGCTCTCGCCTCCCCCATCTCCGGTCTCCCTGAGTCTCTGTCCCACTGGCAACTGCTGTCAGATGATTGGAtccctgccctggccccctcAC encodes the following:
- the LOC106825988 gene encoding caspase-14-like isoform X5 encodes the protein MAFLVAGTLRVAAMVADTQESLRRKGKYSTQGPKVALTLSSPGVSASTVAVLEGIFRALRVESWQRREALVQGFLGELAGFREQLDAHGGPVGCVLVALVAPSGLLRQPQQLVQELSRCGALRGCPKVFLLLSSAPGAAPEPGAFLTSLGELCGRCPHWSLLQLLTEVFCRTAEEFSGVTYCPVLRSSLRGALCLGDTEPWGLEPEPSPSAQYDLSGARVALLLAVIRGRSGAQHDVEALRGLCQALGFETTLTTDPTAQAFQEELAQFREWLDAHRGPVSCALVALMAHGGPQGQLLGADGQEVQPEALVRELSCCRALRGRPKIFLLQACRGGHRDAGLGPTALSWFWRWLRAPPATPSHADVLQVYADAQGSSSRGPTAGSSDQADILMVYAAAEGCVAYRDETGSDFIQTLVEVLRADPEGDLLELLTEVNRRVCELDVLGPDSDERRKACLEIRSSLRRRLCLQA